A genomic segment from Geitlerinema sp. PCC 7407 encodes:
- a CDS encoding RDD family protein, whose amino-acid sequence MHAATYSQRAANGCIDLILLFLLLRIVSWMLPGSALMLLLVAFAYYALPEALWGKTPGKFFTRTRVTTASGRTPTLQQILLRTAGRFLWLDWYSYLYKEHPVGWHDLISQTRVMAEPIAELQDASV is encoded by the coding sequence ATGCACGCCGCCACCTATTCCCAACGGGCCGCCAACGGCTGTATTGATCTGATTTTGCTGTTCCTTCTGCTGCGTATCGTCTCTTGGATGCTGCCTGGATCTGCCCTGATGCTGCTGCTGGTGGCTTTCGCCTACTACGCCTTGCCAGAAGCCCTCTGGGGCAAGACCCCCGGCAAGTTTTTCACCCGCACCCGCGTCACCACGGCCAGCGGCCGGACGCCGACCCTCCAGCAGATCCTGCTGCGGACCGCAGGGCGCTTTCTGTGGCTGGACTGGTACTCCTACCTCTACAAGGAGCACCCGGTGGGCTGGCACGACCTGATTTCCCAGACGCGGGTGATGGCAGAGCCGATCGCTGAGCTGCAAGACGCCTCGGTCTGA